A genomic region of ANME-2 cluster archaeon contains the following coding sequences:
- a CDS encoding class I SAM-dependent methyltransferase: protein MPYATFDRDAFTARTGLGPDMHVLNIGPDYITPVRIARNVETTVVTAISHPGYARGVAATSSSTLSPVVSEYARLPFKRASFDIIFSYHALNNISQQEVTGMLAEAVRLLKDNCRMALLVWSLNPTNKAQSSHMQLLEILNRLGIIHLHSFDTISRWLEAAGFEEITMELVTDQIQVPDNWVHSHIKRLEQLTDEHAKDPRIEDIREELNSYRTHVKEFGEELLPSIQFTAHRRAGLSSIDMVI from the coding sequence CTCAATATCGGCCCTGATTATATTACGCCAGTCCGGATTGCGCGAAATGTTGAAACCACGGTGGTCACAGCCATTTCGCACCCGGGATATGCCCGAGGCGTGGCGGCAACTTCCTCCAGTACTCTTTCCCCGGTAGTATCCGAATATGCCCGTTTGCCGTTTAAAAGAGCTTCTTTTGACATTATCTTCTCCTACCATGCCCTGAACAATATTTCCCAACAAGAGGTGACGGGTATGCTGGCTGAAGCAGTCCGGTTACTGAAAGATAACTGCAGGATGGCTTTACTGGTATGGTCACTGAATCCAACGAATAAGGCCCAATCCTCCCATATGCAGCTGCTGGAGATATTGAACCGGTTAGGAATTATCCATCTGCACTCTTTTGATACTATTTCACGGTGGCTGGAAGCAGCCGGGTTCGAGGAAATAACCATGGAGCTGGTTACCGACCAGATACAGGTACCCGATAACTGGGTGCACTCGCATATAAAAAGGTTGGAGCAATTAACAGATGAGCATGCAAAGGACCCGCGAATTGAGGATATTCGTGAGGAACTGAACTCATACAGGACGCATGTTAAGGAATTTGGTGAAGAATTGCTGCCTTCCATACAGTTCACTGCTCATCGCAGGGCAGGACTTTCAAGTATCGACATGGTAATTTGA